The following are encoded together in the Malaya genurostris strain Urasoe2022 chromosome 3, Malgen_1.1, whole genome shotgun sequence genome:
- the LOC131437363 gene encoding uncharacterized protein LOC131437363: MQHTEATSKYAFRESLKLDQKTEVPDSIVQYLTSHQLEGIRFIHQALKHNKGVILNDESGLGKIHQAIGYLSAVTTDHADKSIVVCSGLNRVHHWMYHLEMLTKFHVGILSVDENALEKHQIVLVTFDDLEKHLDCLMSDQRQYLVVIIDETKAVPTKYSQIVGISELPTSKKIFLFSHDLLDDLSCLTARLKLCANRNVKDAVDMFLDETLTASRCLLKSERIKLFFLTRSILLRRFRCHYKHYLPLMDKAEFGANFASWKIASGLDVQCQLDDMQPSLVVTKSDSNQLFQFDEDLSVQQDCRLNEAIVGDVTRSTTDDVRQEEDDEVNAVALNPTDSEPLFDLEEHSTDEMPKLEVSDSETKSTIEDTRISPGHESTANVPQQPANENIEIPETERSSQATENQTDSEGFLEFGQALACGQSEGDQPVTEEKYCYSISRLFRVLSPSSSSTDVEIVSKENGDLNPIVISSASTNEAAREKSPDLFSDSDEEADETVKNNSQDSLMDLLLKSPACFEQPAEPAAMPKFAKSNSSTPISKLLHATMHAEREDPTIDDSTNDIFADETTVTERKGSPNRTDNVFEITDNNAFGNIVRFDPERDCMSPLKCCSQEIQFVGEYRINDDPIEIIDSQPEMRTPKSATKKVVTKKTPSSSGSTTTPQGWLSRSSRNSSSPRTPTREASRLSSTTKSGGSSERTTGFKRKKLENWFKDDGDCGQASTSNVHWRRSAPSGASARKTSPRKKCFQERIAQRYTRILVSPSGFDSDFE, encoded by the exons ATGCAGCACACGGAAGCTACGAGTAAATATGCTTTCAGAGAATCTCTGAAGCTAGACCAAAAGACGGAAGTGCCTGATTCTATTGTGCAATATCTGACTAGTCACCAGCTAGAAGGTATTCGATTTATTCATCAAGCTTTAAAACAT AACAAAGGAGTTATCCTAAATGATGAATCAGGTTTGGGAAAAATTCATCAAGCCATCGGCTACTTATCAGCGGTAACCACTGACCATGCTGATAAAAGTATTGTAGTATGCAGCGGTCTAAATCGAGTACATCACTGGATGTATCATTTGGAGATGCTGACAAAGTTCCATGTCGGGATACTATCGGTGGACG aaaaTGCTTTGGAGAAACATCAAATTGTCTTGGTAACTTTTGACGACTTAGAAAAACATTTGGACTGTTTGATGTCGGATCAAAGGCAATATCTGGTTGTGATAATCGATGAAACCAAAGCTGTGCCAACAAAATACTCCCAAATTGTGGGTATTTCAGAACTGCCTacatctaaaaaaatattcctcTTTTCACACGATCTGTTGGATGATTTATCTTGTCTGACTGCACGATTGAAATTATGTGCGAATAGAAACGTGAAAGACGCTGTAGATATGTTTTTAGATGAAACTCTCACCGCTAGCAGATGTTTGTTAAAGTCTGAAAGAATCAAACTGTTCTTTCTAACAAGAAGCATTTTGCTACGAAGATTTCGGTGTCATTACAAACATTATCTCCCTCTAATGGACAAGGCAGAATTTGGAGCGAACTTTGCTTCGTGGAAGATCGCCAGTGGCCTCGATGTGCAATGCCAGTTAGATGATATGCAGCCTAGCTTGGTTGTCACTAAAAGTGACAGCAATCAACTGTTCCAATTCGATGAGGATTTAAGTGTACAACAAGATTGCAGACTGAATGAGGCTATCGTTGGGGATGTTACACGTAGCACTACGGATGATGTTCGGCAGGAGGAAGATGATGAGGTGAATGCCGTGGCTTTGAATCCAACAGACAGTGAACCACTGTTTGATTTAGAAGAACATAGTACGGATGAGATGCCTAAGTTAGAGGTTTCGGACTCTGAGACTAAATCAACGATAGAAGATACTCGGATATCGCCTGGCCATGAATCTACAG ctaATGTTCCTCAACAACCTGCGAATGAAAACATAGAAATTCCCGAAACCGAACGATCTTCTCAAgcaacggaaaatcaaaccgattcGGAAGGCTTTTTGGAATTTGGCCAAGCCCTAGCATGTGGGCAGTCGGAAGGGGACCAACCCGTAACGGAAGAGAAATACTGCTACTCAATCAGTAGACTATTTCGTGTATTGTCACCTTCTTCGTCATCGACCGACGTGGAGATAGTCTCGAAAGAAAATGGTGACTTGAATCCGATTGTGATTTCTAGTGCTAGTACAAACGAAGCGGCCAGAGAAAAATCGCCGGATTTGTTTAGTGATAGTGACGAGGAAGCCGACGAGACTGTGAAGAATAACTCTCAGGATTCCCTGATGGATTTACTGCTTAAAAGTCCTGCTTGTTTCGAACAACCCGCAGAGCCAGCAGCAATGCCAAAGTTTGCTAAAAGTAACTCTAGTACaccgatttcaaaattattgcatGCCACAATGCATGCAGAACGGGAAGACCCAACGATAGACGATTCTACTAACGATATTTTCGCCGATGAAACTACTGTAACCGAACGGAAGGGTAGTCCCAATCGTACGGACAATGTTTTCGAAATTACCGATAACAATGCGTTTGGAAACATAGTTCGTTTCGATCCCGAAAGAGACTGCATGTCACCGTTGAAGTGTTGTTCGCAAGAGATACAGTTCGTCGGAGAGTATCGAATCAATGACGATCCCATCGAAATCATTGACTCACAACCGGAAATGCGTACACCAAAGAGTGCAACGAAAAAAGTTGTTACGAAAAAAACACCTTCATCTTCGGGGTCCACAACGACGCCGCAAGGTTGGCTCTCGAGAAGTAGTCGTAACTCGTCATCTCCGAGGACACCGACCCGGGAAGCGAGCCGGCTATCTTCGACGACGAAGAGCGGTGGAAGCAGCGAACGCACTACTGGCTTTAAGCGAAAAAAGTTGGAAAATTGGTTCAAAGATGATGGAGATTGTGGACAGGCATCGACGTCGAATGTTCACTGGCGAAGGTCCGCTCCATCGGGTGCTAGTGCACGGAAAACTTCTCCGAGAAAGAAATGCTTCCAGGAAAGGATTGCTCAGCGATATACTCGTATTCTGGTGTCCCCCAGTGGGTTCGATAGCGATTTCGAGTGA